From the Penicillium oxalicum strain HP7-1 chromosome V, whole genome shotgun sequence genome, one window contains:
- a CDS encoding ATP-dependent rRNA helicase rrp3, which produces MSAIKKRKVSGEKPAPSTRDDNDASSVSSESGDETTNSEAPNADEKTSSAPQTFKELGVIDSICEACESLGYKKPTAIQAEAIPLALQNRDLIGLAETGSGKTAAFAIPILQDLMSRPQAFHGLVIAPTRELAYQIGKSFDSLGSTINVRTTVIVGGMDMVPQSIALGKKPHIIVATPGRLLDHLENTKGFSLRSLKYLVMDEADRLLDMDFGPLLDKILKVLPRERRTFLFSATLSNKVESLQRASLSNPLRVSVSSSKYQTVSTLQQYFLLRPHKHKDIYLIYLLNEFVGQSAIVFTRTVHETQRVAFLLRALGFGAIPLHGQLSQSARLGALGKFRSRSRDILVATDVAARGLDIPSVDVVLNFDLPTDSKTYIHRVGRTARAGKSGVAISFCTQYDVEIWQRIEGALGKQLPEYEVAKDEVMVLAERVGEAQRQAIMEMKNFDEKKGTRGKKFGKGKRSRDDMDQEEG; this is translated from the coding sequence ATGTCGGCaatcaagaagcgcaaggtgTCAGGCGAAAAACCTGCACCTTCAACCCGTGATGACAATGACGCCAGCTCTGTGAGCTCCGAGTCCGGCGACGAGACCACAAATTCGGAGGCGCCCAATGCCGATGAGAAGACTTCGAGCGCTCCACAGACGTTCAAAGAGCTCGGTGTGATCGACTCGATCTGTGAGGCATGTGAGAGTCTCGGTTACAAGAAGCCCACGGCGATTCAGGCTGAGGCTATTCCCCTGGCTCTACAAAATCGCGACCTCATTGGTCTTGCGGAAACAGGTTCGGGAAAGACAGCAGCTTTCGCGATCCCGATTCTGCAAGACCTTATGAGCCGCCCTCAAGCTTTCCACGGACTTGTGATCGCTCCAACGAGAGAGTTGGCGTATCAAATCGGAAAATCCTTTGATTCACTCGGCTCGACTATCAATGTTCGAACAACAGTCATTGTCGGAGGCATGGACATGGTGCCCCAATCTATTGCCTTGGGCAAGAAGCCTCACATTATCGTTGCCACGCCTGGACGTCTGCTTGACCACCTCGAGAACACAAAGGGCTTCAGTTTGCGCTCATTAAAATACCTTGTGATGGATGAAGCCGATCGATTGCTGGACATGGACTTTGGACCACTCCTCGACAAGATTTTGAAAGTTCTGCCCCGGGAGCGGCGCACATTCCTCTTTTCAGCAACTCTGAGCAACAAGGTCGAATCTTTGCAGCGCGCCTCGCTTTCCAACCCGTTGCGAGTGTCCGTGTCTTCGAGCAAGTACCAGACAGTCTCCACCCTTCAACAATACTTCCTCCTGCGCCCCCACAAGCATAAGGATATCTATCTCATCTACCTTCTCAATGAATTCGTCGGTCAGTCCGCCATTGTCTTCACGAGGACAGTGCACGAGACTCAGCGTGTtgccttccttcttcgcGCCCTCGGATTCGGTGCCATTCCTCTCCACGGTCAATTGTCACAGTCAGCTCGGTTGGGTGCCTTGGGCAAATTCCGTTCACGCTCGCGAGATATTCTCGTGGCCACGGATGTCGCCGCTCGTGGTCTCGATATTCCCTCTGTCGACGTGGTACTGAACTTTGATCTTCCTACCGACAGCAAGACCTACATTCATCGTGTGGGTCGTACTGCCCGAGCTGGAAAGTCCGGAGTCGCAATCAGTTTCTGTACCCAATACGACGTGGAGATTTGGCAGAGAATCGAAGGTGCTCTTGGAAAACAGCTGCCGGAATACGAAGTCGCCAAGGATGAGGTGATGGTCCTGGCCGAGCGGGTTGGCGAAGCTCAGCGACAAGCGATCATGGAAATGAAGAACTTTgacgaaaagaaaggcaCCCGAGGCAAGAAGTTTGGCAAGGGCAAGCGCTCTCGGGATGACATGGATCAAGAGGAAGGTTAA